TCATCTGTGAGTTGGTAATCTCCACCTCTTCCTGGAGCTTTCACAGGATGTTTACTTTTGTTGTACAGTTTGGGTATAGCCGGGGCCTTGTCATTACAGTGCTTATAACACTCTTAGAGTCTATTGTGGACACATTATTTGTGTTTCCTTTTTGCAGCTTTTAGTCTCCAGACCATAGGCTTGGcatgtacatatatgtatgtatgcatGTATGTCTTCAGTTGTGGCCTCGTCGGCTTGCTAGTACTTTATCATTTTGGCGTATCTACCTTTGTttatttgacatatttttattCAGGTCATGACCTTAAAGGTACAGGCTTAGTATTTCAAATATTGTGCTGCCCGATCTTTTGGACCCACAGTTTAGTTAGCTAGTATGCTTCTGTGGCTAACTCGATCAAATATTGTATCGAGTGCTTGTTGCGCTTCCCCTAGTTTTAGGGCGTGACACTTTCTTTTAGTTTAAGAAGGATCTTCACAAGCTGATATTTTATCCAAAAGGCCGACGTTCAGAGATGTTAAGAAGTCAAGAACTAAGGAAATTATATGGAATCATAGTTTAGGATTGTAACCCTGCGTGAAACTGATTATTTGTATCCCGGTTATCCGTTATTATATATACCAATTCAATTTATTCATAAatcttgtatatattttggggCAATGGAATATTTTAAATGACGTTATACATCtttcaaatcgttaggcctacccTTGACACAAAAGggtcacatatctgtttagtacgcataataattatttatgtgtTATAACTTTTTGTGTGAATATGTTTCTTGATTTGGAGATTTTCTATCCCAccctttttgaaatttttttctaGAACGCTAAGCACAAAAATCAAATCACTATCAAAAGTTAGTCCAAATACCCTTCGAGTCTTAAGTATTCCAACAAAATACGAACTCAATTATCAAATTTTACTCTTTCATCTCAAAACAGGTTGatttttaattagaaaagaGATTTAAGCTAGTCAAACTATGTAAGGCTTGATTTTCTCCATCATAAGATATGTAGACAACCTTTCAAGGTCCGGCCCCTATCTTTTAAAAGATTACTCCCcccttcattttttattttagaagGAATTAGAAATTTCATATCAATAGATGTCAAGATACAACCATGAAAGATGCGTGAAGACCTTGGCTCATCGCAAGTTAAACTTTTTGATTCACTAATCTCAAAATTGAATAGACAAATTTCTGTGTATTTTGTCATCTCCCAGTATTTGTGGGTTACCTTGTCCTTAAACGAAGGAACATTTATGTGTTTGTTTTTCTCCATGTGTGATATTTTGCATAAACAAAGCAATATTTATGTGTATGCTTTTCTTCGTCTGATATATTTTGCATTATTTATTATGAACATGGACTAACATATTTaccttttgagttattttctagTTGTCATGTAATTGAAACTTATCTGTGTTGAGAAAATGGCTGAACATCCATACTTCATGATGTTTAAagatcccaaagatttctttttCTAACCAAAATCTATCAAAAGGCAAAGAAAAATGACTGAAAATAGTTGGGACattgatttgattgaaattAAGCTTTAAGTGTTTAAAAGTGATATTTTAGGTCAATTAGAGCTACGAGTCTCAAAACAGAATTCCATTGATTCCAGCAGCTCTAGAATagggaaattggtctaggatgATTTACAGAATCAGAATTGGGGTtttaacgaagatttgaggtcttgagttgggaatataatgaattttaggccaaagtttgactttggtcaactttaaGAGTTCAGATGCTGAAATGAAATTCCAATGACTCCATTGGATATGGAGGATGGTTATtagtctagaagaagtgttagTTAAATCTTAGAGGTCCAGAGCCTGTTTTAGTATTTtggaggcctaagttagtttaattgcgactttttgagttttgagtcaaaaagacctcgaatttgaatttcgatggttccattgagtccggaacgtcgattttagtatggtagcatataaattttatgtgcTCGAGACATTTGTTCTTCGCGATCGCGTAGGCCTAGTCACGATCGCGAAGGGTTAGCTGAGTTAGTAATCGAGATTGTGAGGGTTTTCCTGCAATCACAATGGTCAATTAATGAGTTGACCGAAGTTATTCACTAGAATCGCGAGGAAGGGTGTCGCAATCGAGAAGAGTAATACCTGGGCAGATCTGAAATTCCCAACAAATCGAGATTTATCTTATTTTCACCATTGTTGAACCCTAGAATATCATCTTAGCCGATTTTGCAAAGAATATTCAAGGATTTTGGTGTGGGTAAGTGTTCTTGACTAAAATCTTCCATTATCCAATAATTTTCACGTGATTTTCACTTCGAATTCATGATTTAAAAGCTTCAAAATTGTGGGATTTCACCAAaaactttttatttctttaaattgGTGTTTGAGGATTGATTTtaactccaaattcaaattggttTTCTCTATTAGTTTCTAAATACCTCAAGGATCATATTCATGTAAAAAAATTTGGAtttctattcatttttcaaAATCGGGTATTTTGGGCTGTTCGGGTTAGTTTTGGGCCAGGTGTTTAAAATGTCGAATTGGGTATCGTAGACTCGTATTCTTATTGGGATTacttatttgaatagattatcttgattTGCCATATCGGCGTAAGGGTAAAGCTCAGATTCCAGAGTAGTTCGAGATTGAAATCGagacaagtgaatttctaaacctatgtTTAAGTTTGTAAGGTCATGTATTTGTGTTTTTATGTGTTTGGGAGTAATTGACAGTGATTTTGGGGATTAGATGATTTTATTTGATGTTTAAATGGATTTGATAATAAAATAGGGGGTTTTAGATTGTAAAATAGATGGTATACGAATTGATACTTGACCTATTGTGAATACTTGAATATGATGTTGTGAATTGTTGATATTATCATTCCATCATTGTATTTACATGGACATTGACTATTTTCATTAGTTTTGATACTTTGAGATCGAATTTGATTCGAGGATTATGTCGAAGGAAAATAGTTCAGGCGAGAAATGATTTATGCCAAAGGAAAATTATTCCGGCGATGCCAAAGGGAAATGGTTCCGAGGAAAGAGGATTTATGCCAAAGGAAAATGGTTCCGGCAGATACATGGTCCTTGTGTGTAGGGCTGTTCAAAACCGTCCGCTACCAATAACCCAAccgcaaaattggcttattggcttattggtattgaGTTATCGGATTAGCGGATGGAGaatggatttaaattttataattaacggcttatcggtgtgggggacggattactcaattttgttattgggtaaaccgttaatccgttaagaatttattatattttaatatattttatccctaaacatataaaatatatataatattgataatttttatttgtaaacCTAAAATAAGGGCCAAGCCCATTTAATTAAACAGGCCTAgccaatttaattaaataggcaGGCCCATTTCTAGTAGAAGCCCTACTAACTTGACTACTTCATTATTTATTCAGTAGTCCAAACTGAAATAGGTTTATTCAgcagttcttcttcttctgccCACTTTAGTCTTTAGGGTTTGGGAAATAGGAAGTTCCGCCTACTTTAGGAGTTTAGGTTTTAGAACTTCAAGTCTTCAACAATCAACTCTTCTACAGAGCTTTAGAACTTCAACCTTTGGATTTACTgatcaagaaaaaagaaattatcgAGAGTATGTCTTTTGAAACTTCTTGTTGATTTTACTTTTAATGTATGTGAATTCTTATTGCGTAAATCTGCCTCAGAAATGGGAGATGCTGaagttgattctttttttttggggttTTAATCTGTTAGAATAAAAAGATAGCAAAAGAACGAAGCAGAGTTTACATTTTGAAGAGCAAAGCTGCAAGATTGCTCAACTGAAATCTATTTTGATCATGTCTCTGCAGCAGCATCGGGACTCTGTTTTCTTTTAGCTGCTCCCAAGAATATCATTGTATAAGTCCTTGATCTTTGCTATCAAAGCTTCTCtgtcgttttttttttttcacattCAAGGAGGGACTTGAAAGATAAAATTCTTAGATCAGTAGTAACAGAAAACAAATGTAGCTTTCAGTTAAATGACAGCTTCTAGTAACATGAGTTTCTCCACCAACGATTCAGGAGACATTTTATGCAATACAAAATTTGTCTTCGATAGTCATTAAAAAGTagtacaaaagaaaaaagggtTGTCCAGGAAGGTAGCGTCTGGTAGCCTCCATTCAGCAGCAAGATTAAGGAAGATGAGATTCAATTCTTATGCCTCTGCGCAAATCGAGAGTTCTTTGCATCCTCCTCAGTGAAGCCGAGGGACATCTTGGTGATGATAGCGCCGGTGACGGCAAAACCCACCAGGAATGGCCAGTTGCGGCTCCATTCCCGGCGAAAAAAGATCGGCCACGGATCGaattttctcatttccaaattGAATCTGTCGGGTTTGAAGATCAAGTTCTATGCTGAGTTGAAATTCAGTTAACCTTCTTGTCCAGGTGTAAGCTCTTAGTATATATGAACTGAAGTCTGAAATTCCATTGAATAACCATGAGCTGTAACTAGTGGCATAAGCAGTATTTTGTGCTAAATCGACTTCGCATCTGCTTTGattatttatgataattttGGTATGTGCTTCactgattttgacattattaaACTACTGATATAAAATTGATTATCCATATCTTAGCTTATTTTTTAGTTGTTAATTGAAATACAGGGACGCAAAGTCTTAAACTCTTAATCTTCTAGCATGGCTGAACAAAGTGATAAGGTGATAGGTGAAAGTGAGGCTTCAAATGCAGCAAGTCATGCTGAGATAACTCTGTCAGCTAGtgctaaaagaaggagaaaaaggtCTGCTGCTTGGGATCATTTTACAGAAGTTGAAACTTCCGAAGGTACGAAAGCAAAATATAGCCATTGCTGTAAGTTGTACTATTTTAAGTCAAGAGATGGTACGTCGACTCTTCTTGGTCATTTGTCGACATGTCCTAAACTTCCTactcctcttgttgataaaAAACAATCAACCATAGGCTTTAAATCTATTCTAGGGGGAAGTCAAGGTGATGTAGCTGTTGTCTCTTGGAAATTTGACCAAGAAGAGTGTAGGAAGGCTTTATGTCGTATGGTAATAGTTGATGAGCTTTCTTTTAGCTTTGTCGAAAAAGAAGGTTTTaaagaatttatgaaaatggCTCAACCTCATTTTTGGATCCCATCCCGTAGTACTGTAACTAGGGactgttttaatttgtttaatgaagaaaaacaaaagttAAGGAGGtattttatagaaacaaaacaaAGAATTTGTATTACCACTGACACATGGACTTCTATACAAAGGATCAATTACATGTGTATCACTGCCCATTGGATCGATAGTGATTGGAACATGCGTAAGAAAATACTTAATTTTTGTCCTATTATTAGCCATAAAGGTGAAGATATGGCAAATGGTATTAGTAGGTGCTTATGTGAGTGGGGGATAAATAAGATCTTTACTATCACAGTTGATAATGCAAGCTCAAATGACGTGACAGTGAAAGAATTGTCTAAGCAATTAACAAAAATGGGAACTAATTTAATGAATGGTAATCACCTTCACGTGAGGTGTATGGCTCATATCATGAATCTTGTTGTTCAGGATGGTTTAAAAGAATGCTCTTTGTCTATAGAACGTGTTAGACATGCAGTTAGATATGTTAGGCAGTCTCCTGCGAGGTTGAAAAGATTTCAAGAAAGTTGTGACGATGAACAACTTAGTTGCAAAAAATCTTTATGCTTAGACGTTCCAACTAGGTGGAATTCCACCTACCTGATGTTGAGTAGGGCTGTTGAATTTGAGAATGCATTTTCAAATTATGCTTCACGTGAAATTGGCCTGAGACATTATCTTGAAAATTCTTATGTTGAAACTGGAATCACTGCTGGTGAACTTTTGAGTAGTGATTGGGTCCATGTGAAAAGAATTACCAGATTTcttgagatattttatcttCTTACTTTGAAAATATCTGGATCACGTTATGTTACGTCAAATattcattttcttgaaatttgtgCTGTTGCTGTTTATTTGAATCAATTGATGGCAAGCGAAGACACTGGTTTAAGCGATATGGCaaaaaaaatgcaagaaaaattTAATAAGTATTGGGGAGATCCAGCAAAAATGAATAAGATAATTTTCATTTCGTGTATTTTGGATCCTCGTTACAAGCTTGAATCAGTTAGCTATGCACTTGTAAAGATGTTTGGTGAAAAAGGGCCATCTATACAAGCAGAAATAAAGAAGTACATGACTTCATTATTTAGCGAGTATGTAAAATCCAACTCAAAAGGCAGTGTGCTTGCTCAATCTTCACCTTGCTCTTCACTGGACACTTCTACTTCTGGGCTTCCTAACAGTCAAGTAAGTACCCAAAGTACAGGACTTTTAGAATCATTCATGAAAGATCTAAAGAACTATAAAACAGCGAATGGAGGTGTGGATGCTAGAACGGAGttagataaatattttggtgaagaaACTGAGGATGATAGTAAAGAATTTAACATCCTAAACTGGTGGAAAATGAACTCGGCTAGATTTCCTATTCTTGCTGAAATGGCTCGTGATGTATTAGCTGTACCAGTTTCAAGTGTAGCATCTGAATCTGCATTTAGTACGGGAGGACGTCttcttgattcatttaggaGTTCATTGACTCCTAATTTAGTGCAAGCTCTAGTGTGTCTTCAAGATTGGCTTCGAAGTGAAAAATTACAACAATCTGTTAGCGTTGAGGAAGATCTTAATAATCTCGAACAGCTTGAACAAGGTAATGatactttttattatatttgttgtatattattattgtacatgGTTTATACTTATTACACGACTCATTATGATAATTTTCTCTTCAGATTTAGCCAGTGCTGGAAAATATCCTACGCCTACTGTAGTTGACATATAAATGTATATGTTCTCATCTTTCTGCTCGAGTTCAGGTTCGCTGCCCAGAAACAGATAATtgtttcttatttcagcatttttgtttgcttttagttattattttgttcatttgaGAAGTGTTTGTGCATTATCTGTTTCAGTATAAATAAATACACTATTTTTGTTTGCTTTCAACATTTTTGTTTGCTTTTATTTGTTTCATTATCTGTTTCTTTTGTTCATCTGTTTTTGTTTGCTTTCAGCATTTTTGGGGCTTTGTACAATTTCCTCACTATTGCCAACCCAGCTGGTTCATTAGTATTCTCAAGTCTTGTTGCTAGTAGTATATATGACATGGAAGCTGAGAAGCAAGCTCAAAAGCCACATGAAGGACAGTTGAATTTGGAGTCAGTTTTGACAAGTTTTTTTACACATGGATGAACCTCTGAAGTGTGAAGGGGCCATTTGCTTCTTCTTGACTTCCTTGATAATGTCAGGACTCTTCTTGAATCTTGACTGCAATGGGCTGTTTTGTACTTCTATAGGCTTGTATATTTTTGAAAGTGTGAAGTTTAAGTGGCTATAGCCTGTAGGCCTATATATTGTTGTTAATTTGTTCACAACTTTTCATATGACATTGATTATATTGTTGTTACATGTTATCATACCACCGATACACCACCCGATAACCGTCCGATAATTGCTAATCCGATACCAATccaaccgatatcttataggttggctagcggattagtacttttaaaagccgATAACCGTTAAGTCAAACCGTTAAACATAATAATCCGTCCAATCCGCCCGATAAGCACCCCTACTTGTGTGGGCCTCATGGGTTCCAACTTGCTAGTTAGCGAATATGTATCAtttaggacaaacatgcatcattatatgtgacattgcattgcattttatttcattGCATCATACATCATTTTCCATTTTGGACTGTTTTACCCCTGATATCCTCTTAATCTGTATTGTTGAttgatccactatctaggccatgaaggcaacctacgtgggcaatgtATTTTGAGATTTTAGGTTGGTACAAGGATTTCCTTaggtaactaactatgttatcggattgaaccccacctagaagtcctctcggcgCTTAGTTAATATCCTAACGGAAATTCATGTAAACATGATCATAtgataatagggaaagatagtaaactacctatcaatccatctttataaaataacataagaatagctcatacttagtgattcataagaatccataacttcggtgagaattatacttatcaccatctttaaacatgattgtgtgagaattgaacttatcacaccataataactttctttgataataacttgatcatcatcataaaatcatcattataatcataatatcaactttaaatcatgaaaactttacttAAAAGTCATTGAACTaataatctattcatgaaaatcatctttaacttcataatcataacttggaaatagctttatgcatgagcattcataattcaacttaaaacaATGCAATTCATGTCGACatatgcttagaataatcattgataaaagttcaaaatgaaattgaaacagcctaatgcaatttatcaaaactagggttcataaaccaattaaaaattgaaaagaactttaagaaaaccttgggacttcatgCGTGAAacgaacccatgaatcaatcccgatataccttgattgaaatcacttaCGATTAAGAAtaaaccttggtgaaatctaAAAACCCTAACTTGAgcttgaagagaaaccttgagagaattgagttccttgccttagagatttttagaagaatgatttagaatgaggtaaatttcaaagaattaaTTAGATATATGGTTGAACTtcgccataattgtgtctaggttcattgaatcaaacttggaaaataacaCAAATATCCTTCATGAGAACTTTGAAACTGACCCTACGGATTGACCATGTGAGTCGTAAAGAAGATGATGAATCATCAAGACGACTTGTCCTACAGGTCTGAGAAAAGGGATTAAATtcgagtctctgaagtttgcaaaCGATTCGTTGttatgactcatcaactcttttacgagtcgtagacttgatCCGTCCTGCAGGTGCCAACCTGCAAATTTGAGGACCTCTAAACTTTGgttacgagtcatttctatgacccataaaaaCTTCTATGGATTATCATGTCAAGTCATAGATTCGACCTTAAGGAACTTCTAAAATATGGTCTCTTAACTCTACCTACGAGTCGTGTCTATGACTCATCTAGAGGATTACGAGTCATAAACTTAAGTCATAGGACCTTTCTTTGAGGTTTGTcatgatcaacttcaagggTGCACTCTACAACTCATGGGACtgtctacgagttgtagagtgACCTTTAAAGATGGATTCAGTCTAAAATTTTGAAGATTTCTTTTGGATTCCAATTCTCcgactttcggggtcttataGGTAggacgatctttcaactcttggaaactcttctcacaggCTTTCGACCATTAAAACTTCACTTgattttgagtcaactttgtcAAAGGAGACGAGAttgatgaaaatccttccacaaaccttctataatatccggctaggcccaagcaacttctaatatccaaaggggacaatggtctaggctaattcttaaccacttcaattttcttaggattaaccataattccttcaccggacataatgtgaccaagaaaaacaacctcccttagccaaaactctCACTTATTGAACTTGTCAAATAATTGCTtatcccttagagtttgcaatacaatccttAAGTGATTAGCATGTTCATCCATATTTCGAGAGTAAacaaaaatgtcatcaataaacacaattacaaacgtgtccaaatattgtttgaacactctattcatcaagtccatgaatgccgCAGGGGCATTGGTCAATCCAAACGACATACTAAAACTCATACTAGCCATACTTTATTtgaaatgccatcttgggaatatcacactccctcacccttagttggtgataacagaaaaggaggtcaatcttagagaagtaacctACCCCTTGCAGTTGGTTAAACAAATCATCTTTCTTGAAATTAGATATTTATTCTTGGTGATtactttattcaattgccgatagtcaatgcacatacaaaataaaccatccttctttgtaacaaacaaaatgggagcaccccatgggggatatacttggtataatgaaacctttgtctaacaagtctttcaattgatcattCAACTCTTTTAGTTCTGCCAGAGTgattcgataaggaggaatagaaatgggttgagcATCGGTAAGAAGGTcaatgccaaagtcaatttcccttttaggAGGAACACTAGGTAGATCATTCGAAAACTCATTAATaatggggaccgactctagagtaggggcttccGAATTAGCATTCGTAACCCTCATAAGATagtagatacaacccttgaaaattattttccgagctttaaggcacaaaataaattgacctttgaacactGAATTACTACCATTCCATACTACGACCAGCTCATTAGGGAATTGGAATGTAACCACTCAGATTCTACAATCAATACAAGCATAATATGCATATAGCCAATTCATACcaagataacatcaaaattggtcatctcaagctcaactagattacatagagtaactttatggaaaactaaAACCGGaaaacttctatagactcttttagccataactgacTCATCTACGAGAGTATAAAcaaaaaaaggctctaacaatatttcgggggctaacatcaaatctcatggccacataaggagtaacaaaagacaactTTGCATccggatcaagtaaggcataaacatcatagtaaaagacccataacatactggtaacaacatcgggagtctcctccacatcttgcctaccatgaagagcataaaactgaTTATTATGAttaccaccctttggttgcacttgagcacattgttgcacttggcctccatgagcaacttggccttgaggatgaccatATTTAACCTTACACTTCTTAAGATGATGACCCAGCTTGCCACATCGATAGCACTTATTCAAACCCGCTAGACACTCTCACTTGTGGTATTTTTCTACATTTCTTGCATACGGGGGTAACTTGGACAATAGGGGCACCTCCTTGAGACTtcgggttgggcaccctatcctttTCAAACCTTAGAGTAGTAGCATTTGAAGATCCTTGACTGGAGTACCATTGGCGAAAATTAGGACGCCTACCACTTTTGGTCTTAATATAGGAGAAATCACCACCATTAGTCCTTGCCCTTTTGGAATCCCTAGTTTTATCCTTTAGCTTCTCACCCTCTATTTGCTCCTCATAGGTCATAGGTCTAGAGATGTACCTTTCCTGAATTAACATAGCCATTTTACACTTCTTAGAAACCATATCCGACACACCTGAcatgaacttgctcatacaagctcttgggtcagcaaccatgaatggagcatttGACAATTAGGTGAACTTGAAGGCATAAtacctcacactcatactaCCTTGCTtgaaattgatgaactcttgtaccttggcctccctcaactccaatggaaaaaacaatcaagaaacactctttTGAATTCCTTCCAAGTCAAGGGATCCgtctctctaggcctctcactttttcaTTGATCAAAACAGATACGAGCAACACTCTTCAATTGGTAAGTATCCAATTCTGCCCTCTCCACTATGCTAATCCCTATAATATCTACAATCTTATAAATACTATCAACACCTTAGAACCCTATAACTTCGAAGGTTTTATTCTCatgaagtcacgaaccctcatCACCACTATACCCATACTTGGATTCACAAGAGCCACCACCTCACAATTTGCTTGTGCCATAACAGCTTAAGCAAGGATGTAGAAGGCCGCTCAAAACTCAGCATTggagacttggtcattcaagggatcattcaGAGCTTATTTCTCCTCTTCATCCATATTTCTTCAAGtggggtatcttcgtggaggcattttctaaaaatcgcaaagaacaccCGTTAAAGGAAAAGAtttagagtaccactctaccgcatgacataaattataaaagaagtgaaattttcctaagatgTTTCATAGCCTTCCATTCATGTATGTGGggcgcttcacaccaatgaacaagactctacttaatacGGCATGCTAGACTCTGTAGGACActcctaaaccttgtgctctgattccaagtttgtcacgccccaagcctagggcctagacgtgacacaatGATCGAAAACCTGAAGGATCCTAACCAATCCATCTTAGAATATatttcatacataaggtaaagaaacatgaaAAGGTAAGTGAAAGAATCCATTCAATAAGAACTCGAA
This Solanum dulcamara chromosome 1, daSolDulc1.2, whole genome shotgun sequence DNA region includes the following protein-coding sequences:
- the LOC129887691 gene encoding ATP synthase small subunit 6, mitochondrial; this encodes MRKFDPWPIFFRREWSRNWPFLVGFAVTGAIITKMSLGFTEEDAKNSRFAQRHKN
- the LOC129892427 gene encoding zinc finger BED domain-containing protein RICESLEEPER 1-like, whose amino-acid sequence is MAEQSDKVIGESEASNAASHAEITLSASAKRRRKRSAAWDHFTEVETSEGTKAKYSHCCKLYYFKSRDGTSTLLGHLSTCPKLPTPLVDKKQSTIGFKSILGGSQGDVAVVSWKFDQEECRKALCRMVIVDELSFSFVEKEGFKEFMKMAQPHFWIPSRSTVTRDCFNLFNEEKQKLRRYFIETKQRICITTDTWTSIQRINYMCITAHWIDSDWNMRKKILNFCPIISHKGEDMANGISRCLCEWGINKIFTITVDNASSNDVTVKELSKQLTKMGTNLMNGNHLHVRCMAHIMNLVVQDGLKECSLSIERVRHAVRYVRQSPARLKRFQESCDDEQLSCKKSLCLDVPTRWNSTYLMLSRAVEFENAFSNYASREIGLRHYLENSYVETGITAGELLSSDWVHVKRITRFLEIFYLLTLKISGSRYVTSNIHFLEICAVAVYLNQLMASEDTGLSDMAKKMQEKFNKYWGDPAKMNKIIFISCILDPRYKLESVSYALVKMFGEKGPSIQAEIKKYMTSLFSEYVKSNSKGSVLAQSSPCSSLDTSTSGLPNSQVSTQSTGLLESFMKDLKNYKTANGGVDARTELDKYFGEETEDDSKEFNILNWWKMNSARFPILAEMARDVLAVPVSSVASESAFSTGGRLLDSFRSSLTPNLVQALVCLQDWLRSEKLQQSVSVEEDLNNLEQLEQVFVHYLFHIFGALYNFLTIANPAGSLVFSSLVASSIYDMEAEKQAQKPHEGQLNLESVLTSFFTHG